A portion of the Edaphobacter bradus genome contains these proteins:
- the glgX gene encoding glycogen debranching protein GlgX has translation MSRTDFEEEPASARQHSQPNVISLSPNAGRSAPLGATVGSGGVNFSLYSHDASGVELLLFDRDDDPRPSRVIALDPIINRTYHYWHTFVPGLKAGQIYGYRVYGAFEPNKGMRFDGAKVLLDPYGRGVAVPRNYSREAACKEGDTASTAMKSVVVDPRLYDWEGDAPLHRPSSQSVIYEMHVKGFTMHPSSGVPEGTRGTFRGVIEKISYLQDLGISAVELLPVFQFDSQDSPKGLVNYWGYAPISFFAPHQAYSSRQDRSDPVDEFRDMVKALHRAGIEVILDVVFNHTAEGGDGGPTLCFRGIDNSAYYILEPDQSRYANYAGTGNTLNANHPIVRRMIVDSLRYWVEEMHVDGFRFDLASILARDSSGRVMSSPPVLWDIESDPALAGVKLIAEAWDAAGLYQVGSFVGDSWKEWNGRFRDDVRSFLRSDNGSVSNFADRLVGSHEVYQHKEREAEQSVNFVTCHDGFTLHDLVTYNQKHNDANKEQNRDGANDNRSWNCGVEGPSNDSDVERLRNRQVKNFLTTTLISLGLPMFAMGDEARRTQYGNNNAYCLDDDSNWFDWSLPVEHADVHRFVKLLIARRVLRDVGPEQKRMTLTQLIRAGIKGWHGVKLNQPDWSDYSHSIALSVELPHQAMYVYLIFNAYWEPLEFELPRSEDGSEVSWRRWIDTFLEAPQDIGSWEEAPAVAGYSYRTGPRSVIVLWRRR, from the coding sequence ATGTCGCGAACAGACTTTGAAGAAGAGCCCGCATCTGCCCGTCAGCACAGTCAGCCTAATGTTATAAGTCTCTCCCCCAATGCAGGTCGAAGCGCGCCTCTCGGAGCTACGGTGGGGTCGGGAGGCGTGAATTTCAGCTTGTACTCACACGATGCTTCGGGGGTAGAGCTACTGCTCTTCGACCGGGACGACGACCCGCGGCCTTCTCGTGTGATCGCTTTGGACCCGATTATCAACCGGACTTACCACTATTGGCACACATTCGTTCCCGGGCTCAAGGCAGGACAGATCTATGGCTATCGCGTTTATGGAGCGTTTGAGCCGAACAAGGGGATGCGCTTCGATGGGGCCAAGGTCCTACTCGACCCCTATGGACGCGGCGTCGCTGTGCCCAGGAACTACTCGCGTGAAGCGGCTTGCAAAGAGGGCGACACCGCCTCGACGGCAATGAAGAGCGTAGTTGTAGACCCACGATTGTATGACTGGGAAGGAGATGCTCCACTCCACCGTCCATCCTCGCAGTCGGTCATCTACGAAATGCATGTCAAGGGATTTACCATGCATCCCAGTTCAGGTGTTCCCGAAGGGACGCGCGGCACTTTCCGTGGGGTCATCGAGAAAATTTCATATCTTCAGGATCTGGGAATCTCAGCCGTTGAACTGCTTCCTGTTTTTCAATTCGATTCACAGGATTCCCCAAAGGGCCTCGTCAACTACTGGGGCTATGCACCTATCTCTTTCTTCGCGCCCCACCAGGCTTATAGCTCTCGGCAAGATCGCAGTGATCCCGTGGATGAGTTTCGCGACATGGTCAAAGCGCTCCACCGAGCAGGGATCGAGGTCATCCTGGATGTCGTGTTCAATCACACGGCCGAAGGCGGCGACGGCGGACCAACACTCTGTTTTCGGGGAATTGATAACAGCGCTTACTACATTCTCGAACCGGACCAATCACGGTATGCCAACTACGCTGGCACTGGAAACACCCTCAACGCCAATCACCCCATCGTCAGGCGAATGATCGTGGACAGTTTGCGCTATTGGGTTGAAGAGATGCACGTGGATGGTTTCAGGTTTGATCTCGCGTCAATCCTTGCGCGCGATTCAAGCGGCCGTGTCATGTCAAGTCCTCCTGTTCTTTGGGATATTGAATCGGATCCAGCTTTGGCAGGGGTCAAACTGATTGCTGAAGCTTGGGACGCGGCAGGGCTCTATCAGGTCGGCAGCTTCGTTGGTGATAGCTGGAAGGAATGGAATGGGCGCTTCCGCGACGATGTGCGAAGCTTCTTACGTAGTGACAATGGTTCAGTAAGCAATTTCGCAGACCGCCTGGTCGGCAGCCACGAGGTCTATCAACACAAGGAGCGCGAAGCTGAGCAAAGCGTGAATTTCGTGACCTGTCACGACGGATTCACACTCCATGATCTGGTTACTTACAATCAGAAGCACAACGACGCCAATAAGGAGCAGAACCGCGACGGCGCGAACGACAATCGAAGCTGGAACTGTGGTGTCGAAGGTCCTTCCAATGATTCTGACGTTGAGAGACTCCGAAACCGTCAAGTAAAGAATTTCCTGACTACAACTCTCATATCGTTAGGTCTGCCCATGTTTGCGATGGGAGATGAAGCGCGGCGAACGCAGTACGGTAACAACAACGCCTATTGTCTTGACGATGATAGTAATTGGTTTGATTGGTCTCTGCCGGTGGAGCATGCCGATGTGCATCGCTTTGTGAAACTGCTGATCGCCAGACGAGTGCTGCGAGACGTTGGTCCGGAACAGAAGCGGATGACCTTAACTCAGCTGATCAGAGCGGGGATCAAAGGCTGGCACGGAGTAAAACTTAACCAGCCAGATTGGAGCGATTACTCCCACAGCATCGCTCTAAGCGTCGAACTTCCCCATCAGGCCATGTATGTCTACTTAATCTTCAATGCCTATTGGGAGCCGCTGGAATTCGAACTCCCGCGTTCAGAAGATGGGTCCGAAGTGTCATGGAGGCGATGGATCGACACCTTCTTAGAAGCGCCCCAGGACATAGGGTCGTGGGAAGAAGCACCCGCTGTTGCTGGGTATAGCTATCGAACGGGGCCTCGGTCTGTGATTGTGCTTTGGCGCAGACGCTAA